The genomic segment GGGTGACGTGGAACTGGTCGGCGCGCACCGGACGCCAATTGCCTTTCAGGTGCCGCTGGGCCTCGGCGAGGGGGGCGGCTACGTCGCTGGGGACCTTGAAGGCGTAGAACATGCGGAGGGTGCGTTCCTGCCCCTTGTGCCCGTCCTCCTGCCGGGGGGGTCGCTGAGGACGAGGAGCGGGTGCGGCTTCCTGCGGTTGCGGCGCGGTCTCGGGTTCCTCGACAGACATGGTTCCCACTTGGGGACGCGGCCTGCTCACCTTCCCAAGCTTGATCTTCGTGGGGCGCGTCACGCGTTCCCCCCCGCCGAGCCCACTTCCCGCGGTCGCAGTGCCCGGAACGCGAGGGCGAGGGCGGCGGTGGCAGCCCGCTCGCGCACCTGTCCGGCGTCCCCGGGCCAGTTGAGGACACTGACCTTCTCCATCCCGTCCGCGCTGATGGCGACGTAGGTGTGCCCGGCGTGCTCACCGCGTGTGGCGGTCACGACGGCCAGCCCCACGTCCGCCCCCAGATGTTCCCGTGCCCTCGCCGCCAACTCGCGCGCCCCGTCCTCGCTGACGACACCGTGCGTGCTCAGCGTGACGGGCGTCAGTCCCAGCGTGATCAACCGCGCGTGGTCCTCGGTGATCGCCGCGTCGAGGAAGCCGGGCTCGTCGGCCAGGGAGAGGCACAGGGCGCCGCCGCTCCCCGCCTCGATCACGCCGAGGGTGCGGCCACCCAGGGCGCGCGTGACGGCCCCGGCGAGGGTGTCCGCGTCCTCCCCCCACGTCCAGCGGGCGAGCATCGTCCTGACCGTCTCCAGCACGGGGGCGGCGAGGGCCTGCGCCTCATCCAGGGTGGGCGCACTCGCCGCGACGCGCACGTCCACCCCCGTCCGCCGCGCATAGGTCGCGACGCTCGGGTTCGCCTGCCGCGTCAGCTCGCCCAACAGCTCCGCGACGTTGCTCTCCCCGATGCCCTGGGTGTGGATGGTCACGGCGTGGAGGGCCTGATCGGGCAGGGGAAGGCGGGGGAGGACCTGATCGCGCCACATCCGCTGCATCTCGCGCGGCGGGCCGGGCAGGGCGACGATAATCTTGCCCCCCGTCCGCACGAACCAGCCGGGCGCGGTGCCGACGGCGTTGGGCAGGGCCTCCGCGCTCGGGATCAACCACGCCTGCTTGCGGTTGAGGTCCGGCATCACGCGGCCCCGGCTGGTGAACAGGCCTTCCAGCCACGCCAGCAGCTCCGGGTCCACCTCCGGCGTTTCGCCCATGACGGCGGCGATGGCCTCGCGGGTCAGGTCGTCGTCGGTGGGGCCGAGGCCGCCGCCCATGATCACGAGGTCGGCACGGGACAGGGCGAGGCGGATGGCCTCCGTCACCCGCCCCAGGTTGTCGCCCAGCACGCTCTTGCGGTGCAGGGTCACCCCGCGCGCCGCGAGTTCCCGCGCAAGGTAAGCGGCGTTGCTGTCGACGATCTCGCCGAGCAGCAGCTCCGTTCCCACGCTGATAATTTCTGCTAGCAGCATAACGACCTCGCCAGAGTATAGGTGAAAACGAAACCCGAGACCAGGGGGGGGGGGGGTGGGAAAGGCACCCGGCGAGTGTACGCGGGGCGAGGCGGATCAGGGGGAGAACCTGAGGAAGAATTGCTTAACGGGCCGCCACCACGCCCGCGCCTCGGCCCTCCGCCCGGTCCCGGATCACTTCGAGAATGGTGCGCTGGAGGTCGTGCATGATCGCCCCGGTGAAGAAGGCGGTGTACCCGTTGAAATGCGTACTCACCCGCTGGGTGCTGCTCAGGTGCAGGAGGGTGACGCCGGGGGCGACCTCCTCCAGCGTGTAGGTGCCGCTGAGCACGTCGAAGAAGCGCCCGCCGACGCGCACGTGGGGGTCGAGACCGCCCGGGTCCTGTGCCCGGATACGAAACGAGAGCCGCTTCCCCGGAGCCCAGTCGGTCACGGTCTCCCGGAAGCTCAGGCCGCCGTCGAAGGTGGCGACCCGCACGGCGCCCACCCCGTCGCGGTCGAGGATCGCCTCGCGCGGGCGCGGCAGGCCGATCAGGTGGGCCCACCCGGCGTGGATTTCGTGGTCCTCAATGCGCGGCACGCTGCGAATCTGGCGCCACACGAGACTGGGGGAAGCCTGGATGAGCACGTCGTTCGTGACCGTGCGGTACTCGCCCGGCAGGGGACGGGCCTGTTCCAGCGGCCCCAGCAGGGCGGGCAGCCCCAGCGTCAGCAGCAGGGCGCCCGTGCGGGCCCGCCGCCACAGGGTGCGCAGTCCCAGACCCAGCAGCGCGCCGGGCAGGGCCACCACGTACATGGCGGGGGCGGCCAGGAACGCGCACAGCACCCCCTCGAAGCCCGTGACGGTCGCCACCACCAGGAAGGTGGTGACCGTGGCGCAGGAGACGAGCAGGGCCTCGACGAGAGGCTGGGGGCGAGCGAGCCGGGGGAGGGGTGGGTCGCCCCA from the Deinococcus planocerae genome contains:
- a CDS encoding CinA family nicotinamide mononucleotide deamidase-related protein, yielding MLLAEIISVGTELLLGEIVDSNAAYLARELAARGVTLHRKSVLGDNLGRVTEAIRLALSRADLVIMGGGLGPTDDDLTREAIAAVMGETPEVDPELLAWLEGLFTSRGRVMPDLNRKQAWLIPSAEALPNAVGTAPGWFVRTGGKIIVALPGPPREMQRMWRDQVLPRLPLPDQALHAVTIHTQGIGESNVAELLGELTRQANPSVATYARRTGVDVRVAASAPTLDEAQALAAPVLETVRTMLARWTWGEDADTLAGAVTRALGGRTLGVIEAGSGGALCLSLADEPGFLDAAITEDHARLITLGLTPVTLSTHGVVSEDGARELAARAREHLGADVGLAVVTATRGEHAGHTYVAISADGMEKVSVLNWPGDAGQVRERAATAALALAFRALRPREVGSAGGNA
- a CDS encoding SRPBCC family protein, with the protein product MGPYGRGIVAGALAGVGYGLLVYLWLHRLNGDVGVMVSTYLFAVPFALGVLSAQFVPPPSPETRPPDEAAPDAWGDPPLPRLARPQPLVEALLVSCATVTTFLVVATVTGFEGVLCAFLAAPAMYVVALPGALLGLGLRTLWRRARTGALLLTLGLPALLGPLEQARPLPGEYRTVTNDVLIQASPSLVWRQIRSVPRIEDHEIHAGWAHLIGLPRPREAILDRDGVGAVRVATFDGGLSFRETVTDWAPGKRLSFRIRAQDPGGLDPHVRVGGRFFDVLSGTYTLEEVAPGVTLLHLSSTQRVSTHFNGYTAFFTGAIMHDLQRTILEVIRDRAEGRGAGVVAAR